The following coding sequences lie in one Heyndrickxia oleronia genomic window:
- a CDS encoding LysR family transcriptional regulator, with protein sequence MSTNEFQLLSVLAQEMNMRKAAERLFVSQPALSQRLQNIEKQWGTKLFIRTQKGLTLTPSGELIIRFANDVLEREEKVKESIQSLESKVHGTLKIACASIVGQNWLPKVLKKFVEKYPHAKISLITGWSSEILKSLYDDEVHIGILRGSTDWKGPKLHLFEDTLYLVDKEIQHVEDVLKTDRPFIQFKSDSNYYQEIQDWWHRQFQTTPKNTIVVDQIETCKQMTFNGIGYAILPAITLTESANNMYKIPLKGDHDQRLKRDTWLLGYESAFELGQVQAFVEIVNEFLETQPHTF encoded by the coding sequence ATGTCAACGAATGAATTCCAATTACTTTCAGTTCTGGCACAAGAAATGAATATGAGGAAGGCTGCTGAACGTCTTTTTGTTTCACAACCTGCATTGTCTCAAAGGCTGCAAAATATTGAAAAGCAATGGGGAACAAAATTATTTATTCGAACACAGAAGGGATTAACACTAACACCCTCAGGGGAGCTCATTATTCGCTTTGCAAATGATGTATTAGAACGAGAGGAAAAGGTGAAGGAAAGTATACAATCTCTCGAGTCAAAGGTTCATGGTACATTAAAGATTGCATGTGCGTCTATCGTTGGTCAGAACTGGCTTCCTAAGGTACTTAAGAAGTTTGTTGAAAAATATCCCCATGCAAAAATATCATTAATTACTGGGTGGAGTAGTGAGATTTTAAAATCTCTATATGATGATGAGGTTCATATAGGAATTCTTCGTGGGTCTACGGATTGGAAGGGACCGAAACTCCATTTATTCGAGGATACACTGTATTTAGTTGATAAAGAGATTCAGCATGTCGAGGATGTATTAAAGACAGACCGCCCATTTATACAGTTTAAAAGTGATTCAAATTATTACCAAGAAATTCAAGATTGGTGGCATCGTCAATTTCAAACAACGCCTAAGAATACGATTGTGGTTGATCAAATTGAAACATGTAAGCAAATGACTTTTAATGGAATCGGTTATGCGATATTACCTGCGATTACATTAACTGAATCTGCAAATAATATGTATAAGATTCCTCTGAAAGGAGATCATGATCAACGTCTGAAAAGGGATACATGGTTATTAGGATATGAATCTGCCTTTGAACTAGGTCAGGTTCAGGCTTTTGTTGAGATCGTCAATGAATTTTTAGAAACTCAGCCACATACTTTTTAG
- a CDS encoding YkuJ family protein encodes MSQLLGIIQRLKAMQDAKDTGEIQQRRFEVNGKTLCQVKFFPATDTFELEEYDEDKKVNKYQFDDIDITAIEIFDLVQEEKNPS; translated from the coding sequence ATGTCTCAACTATTAGGAATTATCCAAAGATTAAAAGCGATGCAGGATGCAAAGGATACAGGTGAGATACAACAACGCAGATTTGAGGTAAATGGAAAAACATTATGTCAAGTAAAGTTTTTTCCAGCGACAGATACCTTTGAATTAGAGGAATATGATGAAGATAAAAAAGTAAACAAATATCAATTTGATGATATTGATATTACCGCTATAGAAATTTTTGATTTAGTACAAGAAGAGAAGAACCCATCCTAG
- a CDS encoding acyltransferase family protein, with product MIQSATPKRRYILGLDGLRALAVLSVIFYHLGFKWASGGFLGVVVFFVLSGYLITDLLVEEWDRHQHIHLKKFWLKRAKRLLPAIFLLLLILIGWVSLFDRSFLHSLREDCLAALFYFSNWWYIFHNQSYFDSFANPSLLNHFWSLAVEEQFYLVWPLLLMLGFRFIPRRLLFLLIVIIATISAIAMGVLYQPGLDPSRVYYGTDTRAFSLLIGAALALYWPSQKLAFDIPKGLKYFLNTIGAVALLVILFMLWRTNQYESFLYRGGMVLVSLITAILVAVLVHPANSISKLFSIKPLQWLGVRSYGIYLWHYPIITLTTPSVNTNGISLIRVLIQLVLIIGLSALSYKYIENPIRRHGFSNSFKMMKNWFEDHHISFARVATLAGAILILMISLVVVSNDPSASGNKKEYSKAAMKEYDPKEPIKQIKNKPSEKNEKQQHQDVESENSKETTSSKTENTKEEKQTVTNLKDIHTTAIGDSILLDVAPFLKDKIPSMTVDAEVGRQMYQAIRIVEHMVKNGSLGDTVIIEQGTNGAFTKDQLESMIQTIGNDKQIILVNTRVPRPWESVVNSTLKEVAPKYSNVTLVDWYTASKGHNEYFAPDGVHLNKSGSQAYANLVLNKIKK from the coding sequence ATGATTCAATCTGCAACACCAAAAAGAAGATATATTCTAGGTCTGGACGGACTTCGCGCATTAGCGGTACTTTCCGTCATTTTCTATCATCTAGGCTTTAAATGGGCTAGTGGTGGATTTTTAGGAGTTGTCGTTTTCTTCGTCCTCTCAGGTTATTTAATAACCGATCTCCTCGTTGAAGAATGGGACCGACATCAACACATTCACTTGAAAAAGTTTTGGCTAAAAAGGGCTAAACGTCTTCTACCAGCTATTTTCCTGTTACTGTTAATTTTAATTGGTTGGGTAAGTCTTTTTGACCGATCCTTTCTTCACTCATTGAGAGAGGATTGTCTTGCAGCATTATTTTATTTTAGTAATTGGTGGTATATATTTCACAACCAATCCTATTTTGATAGTTTTGCAAATCCATCACTTCTCAATCATTTTTGGTCACTTGCTGTAGAAGAGCAGTTTTATCTAGTTTGGCCGTTATTACTAATGCTTGGATTTCGTTTCATTCCGAGACGACTCCTTTTCCTATTGATTGTTATTATTGCAACAATATCTGCAATAGCAATGGGGGTCTTGTATCAACCTGGCTTGGATCCAAGTCGAGTCTATTATGGTACCGATACCCGTGCTTTTTCACTTTTAATTGGAGCGGCACTAGCATTATATTGGCCTAGTCAGAAGCTTGCTTTTGACATTCCAAAAGGATTAAAATATTTCCTTAACACTATTGGAGCAGTAGCACTACTAGTAATTCTATTCATGCTTTGGAGGACCAATCAATATGAAAGCTTCCTCTATCGTGGTGGTATGGTTCTTGTTTCTCTTATTACTGCCATACTCGTTGCGGTATTAGTGCATCCTGCTAATAGTATTAGTAAACTTTTTAGTATTAAACCATTGCAATGGTTAGGGGTACGCTCTTATGGGATATATTTATGGCATTATCCTATTATTACTTTAACTACACCTTCAGTGAATACCAATGGAATATCACTAATTAGAGTATTAATTCAACTAGTACTCATTATAGGTCTATCAGCGTTATCCTATAAATATATAGAAAATCCGATTCGACGTCATGGATTTTCAAACTCATTTAAGATGATGAAAAATTGGTTTGAGGATCATCACATCTCCTTTGCTCGTGTTGCAACATTAGCTGGGGCCATTCTCATATTAATGATTTCCTTAGTCGTTGTATCAAATGATCCTTCAGCAAGTGGTAATAAAAAAGAATACTCTAAAGCAGCCATGAAAGAATATGACCCAAAAGAACCTATTAAACAAATAAAAAATAAACCTAGTGAAAAAAATGAAAAACAACAACATCAAGACGTTGAGAGTGAAAATAGTAAAGAAACAACTAGTAGCAAGACTGAAAATACAAAAGAGGAAAAACAAACTGTTACTAATCTGAAAGATATCCATACGACAGCTATTGGAGATTCTATACTACTTGATGTAGCTCCATTTTTAAAAGATAAAATTCCTTCAATGACTGTTGATGCTGAGGTTGGAAGGCAAATGTACCAAGCTATTCGTATTGTTGAACACATGGTAAAAAACGGAAGTTTAGGTGATACGGTAATTATCGAGCAAGGGACAAATGGGGCATTTACAAAAGATCAGCTTGAATCCATGATTCAAACAATCGGAAACGATAAACAGATCATTTTAGTTAACACCCGGGTCCCACGTCCTTGGGAATCAGTAGTGAATTCAACCTTAAAAGAAGTTGCTCCTAAATATTCGAATGTCACATTAGTAGATTGGTATACAGCAAGTAAAGGGCATAATGAGTATTTTGCTCCAGATGGAGTCCATTTAAATAAATCAGGCTCTCAAGCATATGCTAACCTCGTACTTAATAAGATAAAAAAATAA
- a CDS encoding N-acetyldiaminopimelate deacetylase → MSQSPFIKIRRDLHKIPELGFQEVKTQNYLLKYIESLPKDRYEIRTWRTGLFVKVLGTAPTKTIGYRTDIDGLPIEEQTNLPFSSEHEGRMHACGHDFHMSIALGVLTHIVEHPIKDDMLFIFQPAEEGPGGAEPMLKSVEFQAWRPDLILALHIAPEYPVGTIAIKEGLLFANTSELFIDLKGKGGHAAYPHQTNDMVVAASYLVTQLQSIISRNVDPLDSAVITIGKITGGTVQNIIAETARLEGTIRTLSVESMQKVKKRIEALVKGIENGFECEVKIDYGSMYHQVYNHEQPTKAFMKYLEKNQNVSLYVCKEAMTGEDFGYMLKEIPGFMFWLGVDSPYGLHHAKLEPNEDAIDFAISVLTDYLVGV, encoded by the coding sequence ATGAGTCAAAGTCCATTTATAAAAATCAGACGTGATTTACATAAAATACCTGAACTAGGATTTCAAGAAGTAAAAACACAAAACTATCTCCTAAAATATATTGAATCACTGCCAAAAGATCGTTATGAAATTCGTACATGGCGCACTGGTCTTTTTGTGAAAGTGCTTGGAACAGCTCCCACTAAAACTATTGGCTATAGAACTGATATCGATGGACTTCCGATTGAGGAGCAAACCAATCTTCCTTTTTCATCAGAACATGAAGGAAGAATGCATGCATGTGGACATGATTTTCATATGAGTATTGCACTGGGGGTTTTAACACATATAGTAGAGCATCCAATTAAAGATGATATGCTGTTTATTTTTCAACCTGCCGAGGAAGGTCCAGGTGGGGCAGAACCGATGTTAAAAAGCGTGGAATTTCAGGCGTGGAGGCCAGATCTAATTCTTGCCTTGCATATTGCGCCAGAATATCCAGTCGGAACGATTGCGATAAAAGAGGGCTTATTATTTGCGAACACGTCTGAATTGTTTATTGATCTGAAGGGTAAGGGAGGACATGCTGCGTATCCTCATCAAACGAATGATATGGTCGTAGCTGCTTCTTATTTGGTCACACAACTTCAATCCATCATTTCACGGAATGTTGATCCACTGGATAGTGCTGTTATTACCATTGGTAAAATAACCGGAGGAACGGTCCAAAATATAATTGCTGAAACCGCAAGATTAGAAGGAACAATTCGTACATTATCTGTTGAGTCAATGCAAAAAGTAAAGAAAAGAATTGAGGCATTAGTTAAAGGCATCGAAAATGGGTTCGAATGCGAAGTGAAAATAGACTATGGTTCCATGTATCATCAAGTGTATAATCACGAACAACCAACGAAAGCCTTTATGAAGTACTTGGAAAAAAACCAAAATGTAAGTTTATATGTATGCAAAGAAGCCATGACAGGAGAAGACTTTGGTTACATGCTAAAAGAAATTCCTGGATTTATGTTCTGGCTAGGAGTAGACTCCCCCTATGGCCTACACCACGCCAAACTAGAACCAAATGAAGACGCCATAGACTTTGCCATTTCTGTATTAACAGATTATTTAGTGGGGGTCTGA
- the dapD gene encoding 2,3,4,5-tetrahydropyridine-2,6-dicarboxylate N-acetyltransferase: MLMDANEIISFISNSKKTTPVKVYIKGELKKVDFGSKIQTFINENSGVVFGEWSEISAVIEANKENIVDYVVENDRRNSAIPLLDMKHINARIEPGAIIRDQVEIGNNAVIMMGAVINIGAVIGEGTMIDMNAVLGGRATVGKNCHVGAGAVLAGVIEPPSAKPVIIEDDVLIGANAVILEGVTVGKGSVVAAGAIVVNDVPPNTLVAGVPAKKLKDIDEKTKSKIEIKQELRNL; encoded by the coding sequence ATGCTGATGGATGCAAATGAAATTATTTCTTTTATTTCAAATAGTAAAAAGACGACACCTGTAAAGGTTTATATAAAAGGTGAGCTAAAGAAAGTTGATTTCGGAAGTAAGATCCAAACTTTTATTAACGAAAATAGCGGGGTTGTTTTTGGAGAATGGTCTGAAATTTCAGCTGTTATTGAAGCAAATAAAGAAAATATTGTAGATTATGTCGTTGAAAATGATCGTCGTAATTCTGCTATTCCTTTGCTAGATATGAAACATATTAATGCACGTATTGAACCAGGTGCAATTATACGTGATCAGGTTGAAATTGGTAATAACGCTGTTATTATGATGGGTGCAGTAATTAATATCGGTGCAGTTATTGGCGAAGGTACAATGATTGATATGAATGCTGTCTTAGGTGGACGTGCGACAGTAGGAAAGAATTGCCATGTTGGTGCAGGTGCTGTTTTAGCTGGTGTCATTGAGCCACCTTCTGCCAAACCTGTTATTATTGAAGATGATGTTCTTATTGGGGCGAATGCGGTTATTTTGGAAGGTGTAACGGTTGGTAAAGGTTCTGTTGTTGCTGCAGGAGCGATCGTAGTGAATGATGTACCACCGAATACTTTAGTTGCAGGTGTACCAGCGAAAAAATTAAAGGATATTGATGAAAAAACAAAATCAAAAATCGAAATTAAGCAAGAACTTCGTAATTTATAA
- a CDS encoding DsbA family oxidoreductase: MKIEIWSDYVCPFCYIGKRRLEEAIQEFPHKEQIDLVFRSFELDPNTKNDNDLNIHEALAKKYGMSIEQAKQMNENVGQQAKDVGLTYQFDTMIPTNSFDAHRLAKFAEEHGKAQEMNERLLKAYFTDSKKISDIEILADLAEEIGLDRERTLNVLKGSEYGQLVRQDEAEAKQIGITGVPFFVLNQKYAISGAQPTETFINALNMVWEEENEKKSLKIINTSKSEYCTDEGCEISEE, from the coding sequence ATGAAAATTGAAATTTGGTCTGATTATGTATGTCCGTTTTGTTATATTGGGAAGCGACGCTTAGAGGAGGCGATTCAAGAATTTCCTCACAAAGAACAGATTGATCTGGTTTTTCGAAGCTTTGAATTGGATCCAAATACCAAAAATGATAATGATCTAAATATACATGAGGCTCTTGCTAAAAAATATGGCATGTCTATTGAACAAGCAAAACAAATGAATGAGAATGTAGGTCAGCAAGCAAAAGATGTAGGATTAACTTATCAATTCGATACGATGATACCAACTAATTCCTTTGATGCCCATCGTTTAGCTAAATTTGCTGAGGAACATGGTAAGGCACAAGAAATGAATGAAAGACTGCTTAAGGCGTATTTTACCGATTCAAAAAAGATTAGTGATATTGAAATATTGGCGGACCTTGCTGAAGAAATTGGTTTGGATCGTGAACGTACATTAAATGTACTCAAGGGCTCAGAATATGGTCAGTTGGTACGTCAAGATGAAGCGGAAGCCAAGCAAATTGGGATAACTGGTGTTCCTTTTTTTGTACTAAATCAAAAATATGCCATTTCAGGTGCCCAACCAACTGAAACTTTTATTAACGCCTTAAATATGGTATGGGAAGAAGAAAATGAGAAAAAATCATTAAAAATAATTAATACATCAAAGAGTGAATATTGTACGGATGAAGGCTGTGAAATATCTGAAGAATAG
- a CDS encoding RNA polymerase sigma factor, translating to MKKSKAIDQLTQFIIENKEDFYRLAYSYVKNSEDALDIVQESIKKALIAKDFLKESQSIKSWFYKIVVNTSLDFLRKTKKISLVDEETLDFLSTGREDSYQNIDLKRSLEDLPIKYQSVIILRYFEDLKIDEIAEILHINVSTVKTRLYKALEILRIKMKDERI from the coding sequence ATGAAGAAAAGCAAGGCAATTGACCAATTAACACAATTCATCATTGAAAATAAGGAAGATTTTTATCGGCTAGCCTATAGCTATGTAAAAAATTCTGAAGATGCCTTAGATATCGTTCAGGAATCAATAAAAAAAGCATTAATAGCAAAAGATTTTTTAAAGGAATCCCAGTCTATAAAAAGTTGGTTCTATAAAATTGTTGTCAATACATCTTTAGATTTTTTAAGAAAAACAAAAAAAATCTCCTTAGTTGATGAGGAAACATTAGATTTCTTAAGTACCGGGAGAGAGGATAGTTATCAAAACATTGATTTAAAAAGATCACTTGAAGATCTCCCAATAAAATATCAGAGTGTCATTATCCTTCGATATTTTGAAGATTTAAAAATAGATGAGATTGCTGAAATACTTCACATAAATGTAAGTACAGTGAAAACTCGTCTATACAAAGCACTTGAAATTTTAAGGATTAAAATGAAAGACGAAAGAATTTAA
- a CDS encoding MBL fold metallo-hydrolase yields MSIIDVNERIKLIDLFDLGMSERTGSFVILEDSITLIETSASPSIPYLKQGLKELNIELDQIKFIILTHIHLDHGGGVGLFLQDCPNAKVVVHPKAAKHLADPSKLEMGARAVYGNQFDQLFKPILPVPKERIMVKNDGETLQIGKNTCLTFYDTPGHARHHFSIYDPVSNGMFTGDTAGIYYWMLKELGIDLYLPTTSPNQFNPTEMLHSIKLYREKSLNYLYFGHFGYTKQVEFALNEVERWIEFFVDCGRKGYFYSEMDEERIEYTYIRLKEGIINELFKQQVPKEHKIFKVIDLDLKVCSMGLIDYWKKEVTNR; encoded by the coding sequence ATGAGCATAATCGATGTTAATGAACGGATTAAACTAATTGATTTATTCGATCTTGGTATGAGTGAGAGAACTGGTTCATTTGTAATTCTTGAAGACTCAATAACGTTAATTGAAACCTCCGCTAGTCCGTCCATTCCATATTTAAAGCAAGGCTTAAAAGAATTGAATATTGAGCTTGATCAAATAAAATTTATTATTCTAACACATATACATCTTGACCATGGAGGTGGTGTGGGACTATTCCTACAGGATTGTCCAAATGCAAAAGTTGTGGTTCATCCAAAGGCCGCGAAGCACCTGGCTGATCCAAGTAAATTAGAAATGGGTGCAAGGGCTGTATATGGGAATCAATTTGATCAACTTTTTAAGCCTATACTACCTGTTCCAAAAGAAAGGATAATGGTCAAAAATGATGGTGAAACACTGCAAATTGGCAAAAACACTTGTTTGACATTTTATGATACTCCTGGTCATGCCAGACATCATTTCAGCATTTACGACCCTGTATCAAATGGAATGTTTACAGGTGATACCGCAGGGATTTATTATTGGATGTTAAAAGAACTTGGCATTGATCTTTATTTACCAACAACTTCACCAAATCAGTTTAACCCAACAGAAATGTTACATTCGATTAAGCTTTACCGTGAAAAATCACTCAATTATCTTTATTTCGGTCATTTTGGTTATACAAAACAAGTTGAATTTGCTTTGAATGAGGTAGAAAGATGGATAGAATTCTTTGTTGATTGTGGACGAAAGGGTTACTTCTATAGTGAGATGGACGAAGAAAGAATAGAATATACTTATATAAGACTCAAAGAAGGCATTATAAATGAGTTATTTAAACAACAAGTGCCGAAAGAACACAAAATTTTCAAAGTAATTGATCTTGATTTGAAAGTTTGCTCCATGGGATTAATTGATTATTGGAAAAAAGAAGTCACAAATAGATAG
- a CDS encoding RsiV family protein → MDKRLEELKNEYKNTPIPKELDEVVNKALQHKNKKPFRYHWLVGAAAAAIIFTASVNISPTFAKNLSKVPVLGSVVEVITFKEINVDDENYNAHLKVPKVNNLNNKKLENSLNKKYIAENQKLYNDFTKEVENLKKKGGGHLGVDSGYEVKTDDDKILSIERYVVNTQASSSTTVQYDTVDKEKQILLTLPILFKDHDYIKVISENIKNQMRDQMKKDPNKIYWVDNAGIEDLDLTEAFNQISANQSFYINKDHKLVITFNEYEVAPGYMGTVEFIIPTKVISNELVGHDYIK, encoded by the coding sequence ATGGATAAAAGATTAGAAGAATTAAAAAATGAATATAAAAATACACCAATTCCTAAAGAGCTCGATGAAGTCGTAAATAAAGCTTTACAACACAAAAACAAAAAGCCATTCCGTTATCACTGGCTTGTTGGAGCAGCTGCAGCCGCAATCATTTTTACTGCAAGTGTTAATATTAGTCCAACGTTTGCAAAAAACTTATCCAAGGTCCCAGTTTTAGGTTCAGTTGTAGAGGTGATCACCTTCAAAGAAATAAATGTGGATGACGAAAATTACAATGCTCACTTAAAAGTTCCTAAAGTAAATAACCTTAACAATAAAAAATTAGAAAATAGTCTTAACAAAAAATATATAGCAGAAAATCAAAAACTATATAATGATTTTACAAAAGAAGTAGAAAATCTTAAGAAAAAAGGTGGCGGCCATTTAGGTGTAGACTCTGGATACGAGGTTAAAACAGATGATGATAAAATCCTATCAATTGAACGCTATGTTGTTAATACACAAGCATCATCATCGACAACCGTTCAATATGATACCGTTGATAAGGAAAAGCAAATCTTGCTAACACTTCCAATACTATTTAAAGATCATGACTATATTAAAGTGATTAGTGAAAATATTAAGAATCAAATGCGGGACCAAATGAAAAAGGATCCAAATAAAATTTATTGGGTTGATAATGCAGGTATCGAAGACCTTGACCTAACGGAAGCCTTTAATCAGATTTCAGCAAATCAAAGCTTTTACATTAATAAAGATCATAAATTAGTCATTACTTTTAATGAATATGAAGTTGCACCTGGATACATGGGCACTGTGGAGTTCATTATTCCAACAAAGGTCATTTCTAATGAACTAGTAGGTCATGATTATATTAAATAA
- the cbpB gene encoding cyclic-di-AMP-binding protein CbpB yields the protein MISLQSNEFLEPKIMDFVIPSEKVAHVQVGNSLEHALLVLTKSGYSAIPVLDAKYKLHGLISSSLITESILGLERIEFEKLSEKKVEDVMTVKIPRLKIDDHFEKALGLLIDHPFLCVEDQEGYFAGIFTRRSLLKELKKHVQKLNHL from the coding sequence ATGATTTCCTTACAAAGTAATGAATTTTTAGAACCGAAAATCATGGATTTCGTGATTCCTTCAGAAAAAGTTGCACATGTTCAAGTTGGAAATAGTTTAGAACATGCACTATTAGTACTTACTAAAAGCGGCTATTCAGCTATACCAGTATTAGATGCAAAATACAAACTACATGGACTCATTAGTTCATCTTTAATTACTGAATCTATTTTAGGCTTAGAACGAATTGAATTTGAAAAATTAAGTGAAAAAAAAGTAGAAGATGTTATGACAGTAAAAATTCCAAGATTAAAAATTGATGATCATTTTGAAAAAGCTTTAGGTCTACTGATAGACCATCCGTTTTTATGTGTCGAAGATCAAGAGGGCTATTTTGCAGGAATTTTCACTAGAAGATCGTTATTAAAAGAATTAAAAAAACATGTACAAAAATTAAATCATTTATAA
- a CDS encoding acetamidase/formamidase family protein has translation MRIFNKENVITSFSAKHKPSYSVNMGEIFQVETNDCYGGAITSPDQLRTEINIDYINPATGPIYINDLQKGETLCIDILDIQLDEYGVMVLYPGMGPLGDLVKQADTRIFHVSSGKVEFNEEIALPVKPMIGVIGVAPLEGEVFSESPGDHGGNMDTKQITTGNKLYLPVFHDGGLLALGDLHASMGDGELNGSGIEIGGKVTMSLSKSNLSIPMPIVETTDSFMFISSAKTFEEASNKGMEAVVHLFKKKLALSFNDSYRLLSAVCDLQISQIVNPLITVRVVVPKGIISNLF, from the coding sequence TTGAGAATATTTAATAAAGAGAATGTGATAACCAGTTTTTCTGCCAAACACAAACCTTCATATTCAGTCAATATGGGAGAAATTTTTCAAGTTGAAACAAACGATTGTTACGGTGGAGCAATAACGAGTCCAGATCAATTACGTACAGAAATAAATATAGACTATATCAATCCAGCTACAGGTCCCATTTATATCAATGATTTACAAAAAGGTGAAACTCTTTGTATTGATATTCTGGATATTCAATTAGATGAATATGGAGTTATGGTTCTATATCCTGGAATGGGTCCCCTTGGTGACTTAGTTAAACAAGCAGATACAAGAATATTTCATGTAAGTTCTGGAAAGGTAGAATTTAATGAAGAGATTGCTCTTCCTGTAAAGCCAATGATTGGTGTAATTGGGGTAGCTCCTTTAGAAGGAGAAGTTTTCAGTGAATCACCTGGGGATCATGGTGGTAATATGGATACAAAACAGATTACGACCGGAAATAAATTATACCTACCTGTTTTTCATGATGGTGGCCTGTTGGCATTAGGTGATTTACATGCTTCAATGGGTGATGGTGAATTAAATGGCTCTGGTATAGAGATTGGTGGGAAAGTGACGATGAGCTTATCAAAAAGCAATCTAAGCATTCCTATGCCTATTGTTGAAACAACCGATTCATTTATGTTTATTTCATCAGCGAAAACTTTTGAGGAAGCGTCTAATAAAGGTATGGAGGCAGTTGTCCATTTATTTAAGAAAAAGCTAGCCTTATCTTTTAATGATTCCTATCGATTATTGAGTGCAGTATGTGATCTGCAAATTAGTCAAATTGTTAACCCATTAATCACTGTGCGTGTAGTTGTTCCAAAAGGGATTATTTCTAACCTATTCTAA
- a CDS encoding DUF3993 domain-containing protein, giving the protein MRIMATIFSIMLFLTFGQASHASTMGGTDSAIKEIVKKSLDAQVKLSEKERDLKEIHEMLIPYFTSSFMQKFLKENLVKTNYGYQTFGTDFARYYIPFFSYDQYTKVVHYNNKYYVLEKRNLGNEGPVLYTSEYQGVCLVNEDGRWKVENVLYDLPIELLKKMNESDKTGFNKNTVALLAENPFFLGWKHLFNSSFHPII; this is encoded by the coding sequence ATGCGGATTATGGCTACCATTTTTTCCATTATGCTTTTTCTGACATTTGGACAAGCATCTCACGCATCAACAATGGGGGGGACGGATTCAGCGATTAAAGAAATAGTTAAAAAGTCTTTGGATGCACAAGTTAAATTAAGTGAAAAAGAGCGGGATTTGAAGGAAATTCATGAAATGTTAATTCCCTATTTTACAAGTTCATTTATGCAAAAGTTCCTTAAAGAAAATTTAGTAAAAACCAATTATGGGTATCAAACGTTTGGAACCGATTTTGCACGATATTATATTCCTTTTTTTTCTTATGATCAATATACGAAAGTCGTCCATTATAATAATAAATATTATGTTTTAGAAAAACGTAACTTAGGTAATGAGGGGCCAGTTCTATATACATCTGAATATCAAGGTGTTTGTTTGGTTAATGAAGATGGGAGGTGGAAGGTGGAAAATGTCCTTTATGATCTACCGATTGAACTATTAAAGAAAATGAATGAATCAGATAAAACTGGATTTAATAAGAATACAGTAGCTTTGCTTGCTGAGAATCCTTTTTTCTTAGGATGGAAACATTTATTCAATAGTAGCTTTCACCCTATTATATAA